One Nitrospinota bacterium DNA window includes the following coding sequences:
- a CDS encoding lactate utilization protein codes for MKSPREIIMEKKAKAVCKALEKRYMNGLFVETKEKACKEVLKMVPNKSLVGLGGSVTLLETGLVDKLRKKDVALLDRYKKDITPKEIEAMRVKGLMSDVYICSFNAITIKGQIINCDGMGNRVAATLFGPKKVILIGSVSKIVNTIQEGIDRVHSIAAPMNCIRFNAKTPCAATGICDDEHCFPPGRLCNCFTIIEGQHQKERISVILIGEEYGF; via the coding sequence CCGAGAGAAATCATAATGGAGAAGAAGGCAAAAGCAGTTTGTAAAGCCCTTGAAAAGAGATACATGAATGGGCTGTTTGTAGAAACAAAAGAAAAGGCTTGCAAAGAGGTATTAAAGATGGTTCCGAATAAATCCTTGGTGGGTCTTGGCGGTTCCGTGACCCTATTAGAAACAGGCCTTGTTGATAAGCTTCGGAAAAAGGATGTAGCCCTTCTTGATCGATATAAAAAAGACATAACCCCGAAAGAAATAGAAGCAATGAGGGTAAAAGGGCTCATGTCTGATGTCTATATCTGTAGCTTCAATGCCATAACCATAAAGGGGCAAATTATCAATTGCGATGGTATGGGAAACAGGGTTGCCGCTACCCTGTTTGGTCCTAAAAAAGTAATATTGATAGGCAGTGTAAGCAAGATTGTTAATACGATTCAGGAAGGGATTGATAGGGTTCATAGCATAGCCGCACCAATGAACTGTATCAGGTTTAATGCCAAGACTCCCTGTGCTGCAACAGGAATTTGTGATGACGAACACTGTTTTCCTCCAGGAAGGCTCTGTAATTGTTTTACCATCATTGAGGGACAGCATCAAAAGGAGAGGATAAGCGTTATCCTTATAGGCGAGGAATATGGCTTTTAA